A segment of the Lolium perenne isolate Kyuss_39 chromosome 3, Kyuss_2.0, whole genome shotgun sequence genome:
GCCAAGGTCTTACCAACCTGCATAGCAAATCCGGCCCCCAGGGAATGCCCTGCAATGCACACATTGTTGCTTCCATGCTTATTGATTGCCGACTGGAGCAACTCCAGTGCTCCGGCGTACCTCACAGAACCCCTCAAGCTCTCCTGAGCAAAGAACCTGAGGTCATCCTCCAAGTCTCTCGCAACAGTCAACTGCTTTAGTACCGTTCCCCTCAGTGCCAGGACAGCCTTCGGAGCACCATTAGGTCTCAGCATTATCAAGTCCGATAGGGCAGCAAGCTGGTCCCATTCTAGAAGTGCCCCATATATTGATCCATCTCTGGAATCGAGCAGAGGGCATACCAACTTGTATTTAAATGGCTTCCACCAGTTAGGAGCAATGGCAGTTGAACCAGTTCTGTTCTCTTGCCTGTCAAACTCCAGTACATATGCGGCCTGCACGAAACACGAAATTGCAATTCTTCTGTAGTTGGGATTTTTCCTGCAGAATCATTATATCTGTTCGTCAGTACTACAAACATGACTAGTCTTGTTATCAATCATAACAAAAGGCGTGGCCTGCAGCAGCGGCTGAAGTGACTAAGAATACAAGCAGGATAAAATATCAGAAGACTAAATATTCCTTGGATAAAACACTGGGACTTTAGGTACATTTCAACAGCATTTATTTACATTAAGCTGTATGCTCATCCTACAGGTTATAGAGAGAAAGAACCGTGCCCTCCTTTCACCATCTACTAATAGTTCGTTTTATCCTTAACATAATATAGTAAGCCCTTTAAAGGTTCATGAGCCATTCCCTCATAAATTAGCTTTGTCGTACAACTAAATTAGACTCAATCATTTGAGACAGCCCCTTTTGCAATCCAGTAGACTCAATCAAACAACACCCAAGATGAATTCAGTCACAACGATTCCAAGGCAGCAAATTCAGCCGCGACATAGGGCGAGGCGAGAAACAGGGAAAACGTGTGCCCCCGGGAAGGCCTTGCGTCAGATGTTCTACTGGGGAAACAGCAGTATAATCCACAGAACAAGGCCTGTAATTATCTGAGAATCAAAGTGGCATTTCGAGGGCAAAGAGCGCAAGAACAGttcagacacacacacacacgaggTTTAATTTGACGGTGTGCCCAGACACCGGTAAAAACAAATCCCCTGATCTAGACTTGCAAATCAAGACGACAGTTCAGATTCCCGATACCCCGTACAGAGACTGTGACGAACCCAGCCATACGCAGTGTGCTGCCGTCCAACGCTTTCTAGGAGAGGAGACTGGGAGGGTGGAAGGAGGAGGGTGTAGGGTTGCGTACCAGTTGGAGCGGATGAGGTCCCTCCAGCTGGGGTTGGAGAGgttgcgcggccccgtggcgtggAACTCCCACGCCGGCGGCTTGCCGCCGCCGACGCCTCCGCTGCTCCCCATCCCCTTCCTGGGCGGAGTGGCGGTTCGTTGGCGGCGAACTGATGAAGGAAAGGGGGAGTGGGGGACGACGACGCGCTGGGGAAGGAGGATGAGTTTGAGTTTGACGCGCGACGCGCAGAATTCGCAGCTGATCTCCGGCGAAGTCGATATCAGGACGGCTACCGACCATCAGTGATTCGCGCCTCCCGTTGACCGCACAGTGGCCCCAGCCATGTATTGATCCCGTATCTGTCGTATAGTCTACTTTCCGTGGTACCGTATTGGACTTAAAAAGATTCCCCGGGTGGGGCCCGACCGTATCGCCACGTACGCGTCGTCCATCTCCTCACACCCGCCCTCTCGTCCGAGACGACCATTCTCTCCCCTTTTCTTCTCCACACGACTGATTCCGCGCCGCCGCCATTGCCCGAAGCACCGGCGAGCATCCTCTCTGTGTAGAACATCAGATCTAGGATCATTCCCCGAGATCCTGGGTTGCAGATACTCGATCTCCCTCTCCATGTCACCGTGGTCCGGGTTCAAAGGAGACGGAGACGAACCAGATCCGTCTCTGCAGAGTGATGAACTCGCCGGAGATCCTGAATCTGGATATGAGGTAAATCTCCACACCCTGACATCCCGGTGCTCAACACGTTTTCGTGAAGTGAAAAACCTGATTCCGATTCCCATTTCTCCGGAAGATCGACACCGGCTACGACGCCTTCCTTGATTTGCCTCGAGAAATCCACGATTCGTGCTTCTCCGGGACTGAACTCTACACACATCATAGGTGTCGTCATGGCGACTGCCCTCAGAGGAAGGTAGCATTTGACATGGCTGCTACGGGGAGAAGATTTCTTGGATGCCCTCGGCAggttagcaaaaaaaaaaaaaaaaaaaatctgtcaCCTCCCTCAAACGATTTAAGAAAAGGTACGAGGTAAATTATTGGGTGCGTACAATATCAATATAATTTCTGTTTTCGTGCACGTTCATACAGACTGTGATAACTGTCAATTTTAATTTGGCATCATGCTCAATGAGGATTTTTCTTTCTTGCATGATTATTCTTCTGCCTAAGGCGCCAATAGTGGGCTGCTGGCATTACTATGATTTTGCCTGTTTGGTGTCCACGCATAGCAGGAATCATTGACAGATTGTTTGTGCTTCATATACTTTACTACCTAGACTTAAACGCGTGTTTGGTTTGATTGCAACTTTCGTCTGCATGATAGTGAGCACCTCATAGGAAACACAATAGATGAAAAAATTAGGTATCTTATAAAACTGATTAAATTTAGAATCGCCTTTGTATCTCACCATTTTTTTTAAACGTTAAGCAGGGAGCTGATCGCTGCTCGTTCGTCGTATGGGTCGATGACCCTTGGAATCCAGTGTTAACAAGGTCCTTGATCCACTTGTGGAACTTGGTTGGCTTACGAAACAGAGAGGGTATCCACATATGTGAACCGGAGACACAGATGAATCAAGCACACCTAGCTCTTCTGACAGAGAAGAACAATCTGCGGATCGCTGTTGACCAAATGGAGCACGGTTTTATGTCAAGAGAATTCAAGCTTAAGGAAGTTATTCGACGCAATAGTGAGAAAGCCACCCGCCGACTGAACTTGTACGCCAATTTATGCATATCTGCTGTCAGTGTAGCTGTCACAGTTTTTGCTCTGATGGTGGTTGTGGTACTGAAATAGGCAATTGGACAGTTTGTATCCGTTGTTGTTTTATCAACTTCCATTCCAAAACCCCTGCATTGCTCCTATGATCGCTTTCCTGTTGAACAATTGTTAAGAATCGAATTGGGATTTTTGGATGGAGGTCCATGAGTTACTTTGCTTGTCAGTGTGTTTGTATATTACAACTTCGCCCGCACCCCATTGTAAGGCGAAATCTGATGTCTAAGGATCATAGTCGCACAATTTCCTGTATCAAAATTGCTTCTGTGACAAGTTTGTGTCGTGAATATAATTTCTGATCATAGTACCATACGAACACATGTATTGGTACCACATAAGAATCCACTGCAGTACCGTACACGGCACCCGGATGTACTTGTCAGGAGGGAGATTTGGTCTGTGTCCATCGCGCTAGGAATCTCCGGTGTACTCAGCGGTACGCGTAAACGATATCAAGAAATCTGCATCCATTTTGCTTACTCCATCGTGCGTAGACCATCTATAATCACCCTGGCGGGCGTGAGCGGGGGATTAAAATGTTACCAGCGCAATCAGCAAGACAAACATGTACATGTGTGTCCAGGTACCCATCCAACTCATTAGGGCAGTGATCACGGCATATAGTAACAACTTAGGCATGAGCATTCCAGAAGATAGATAATCGGTTTAGTGCCAATCCATAGATTCCAAATGTCTTCGATCAAATAAACTAGGTTTGCATAGTAGGCGCATAAAGAGGTCGCCCCCCCCACGGCACATGGTACCAGCAAAAATCATGCTGAACATAGTTTTGATGGTAATATTAACCCTAATTAGTTAGCCACTGAGAAAGACGGTGGCGGAGCCAACACAAAAAAATCCCTTCATAAGAGAACCTCTGAAGGATGCATCTACCCCATCTCGATTCTGATTCTCCTACATGGCTTTGATGCAGCGCTTATACTTCTCTGGGATTTGGccgatgtagatgggctgcagcccactaaggcagcccatatagtctacaattactgaaatctcaaggcccatcacgttggcagcttgggacagccttgggggacaaagtttagtcccacattgctagttgggagagagttggagtggtatataagggctgctgttctagtcattccaagtgagtgagaatagaaagagctctcgcgcactcctcctcctccgcccgcctcgcctcgtcacgcacgcacgcacgtcgcgtttcgtgactcgagttcgagtttgagacacactcaaggaagcctaaactttttgcttggtgcaccaactgtgttgggtacgtgtcggcctacatgtgcatgctcgccgcgtgtccttggcttcctacgcgtgtcaacgcggtcgggtcgggttggcttcccaggctatacaaggagacagatcagatctagagaaatacacagttctcagaactctctagtccctctctctcgtgaagttccttttgctgcgctactctctagtcttccccatcccggcgattgcgtgcacagccgtccgggagagcaggcctccgaaactccgtccgttgagatcctgcaccgggagacgggcgataaggtttttggggagcgtctcggcgcggccGCCTCGCATCTTGTTCGTCCTCTTCTTCGACGACccggctgcttcatcgacagatccgactacaccatgggcgacatcaacaatacccatggtggtggtggtgctgctgctggtgcgatcttcccggtcgcgatgtacgtgctttttgaaagaacatctcttacattatgttttgtgtgtttgatgtcaatatatatgattcactaatgtttgtttaagtggtgcagagattacatagatatttaatcttgtgtgttggatttgatcgactgtcaaaagaaatcagaaaagttggccagggccggataatccgggccggatattgttgaaatatccggccccctggttttggctaagtcttcgaggaatTGCGGCtcagtatgggggccggacatttgcccggataatgtcccggtattgtaccagggccggattatccgggccggatattttggaaatatccggcccccccatttttggctaaggactggaagaaatgtggctcagtacatgggccggacttttggccggacaatgtcatggttttgtcccgaagaccggattatccggggggggcggattatccggcccttacttaggccggattatccggccccccggaagcagcaacggctcaattttgtgagggggtataaataccccccttcttctaccttggttgcttgctcaatcattatacaagaaatctgccaagccacctccattagagccacctcaagaaagtcaagatttgcaagatctccttcctcccccaactaaagctcttgatctttggagattcgaaggagaagacaccgatctacatcctcaccgaagcgttcttcatttccccctctcttgtttgagggatctcatgctagtgttcctatttggttccctagttgatttgtgttgatgtattgttgttgattgttgtgttgtaacagatttgggagcctccaatttggttgtggatgtgtgccccaagaaccttgtaaaggcccggtttccgcctcgaggaaatcccttagtggaagtgggctaggccttcgtggcgttgctcaccggagatctgagtgaagccttcgtggctgttggtttggctttcgtagcaaccacacttctccaaacgtagacgtaccttcttgcaaaggaagggaactacgggaatcatctccgtgtcatcgcgtgctccactctcggttacctctatcccactctatctcttatatattgcgtagctatatcttgcctagttgatagccttgtcatataggtaaattcacttagttgcatatctagagaatttaccttttgtgtcaagcctaaattgaaaaagaactaaaaattggttagcacctattcaccccccccccctaggtgcggcatacgatcctttcaattggtatcagagcctcggctcttatttcgggcttaaccgcctaagagtatgccggacgaggagtcctcggaaggggccgccaagatggtctccgtggaagacttcaactcgttgaagtcctccgtggaagcccaaatggaaagcatgaaaaagatgattgccgagcttttggctccggcccttcccaaggctcctagtgtagaggtaaaagacacgggtgcgttggataagggagaggcttcggacctaccctcatctaccaaacccgtggaaggtgataacttaaacactatcaaatctcctaTTGCTTCTCCTAGGGGAACCAAtgggagtgagagctacaatcgggtacctccacctttccaatcacccgacataccggttccccatccccatttgaacattcagggcgacccacctaagttttctattgaagatttcgatacttggcaatttgagttccgctctcatgtttgtagtgcctccaatgaattatggagaatc
Coding sequences within it:
- the LOC127342170 gene encoding GDSL esterase/lipase At4g10955, translated to MGSSGGVGGGKPPAWEFHATGPRNLSNPSWRDLIRSNWKNPNYRRIAISCFVQAAYVLEFDRQENRTGSTAIAPNWWKPFKYKLVCPLLDSRDGSIYGALLEWDQLAALSDLIMLRPNGAPKAVLALRGTVLKQLTVARDLEDDLRFFAQESLRGSVRYAGALELLQSAINKHGSNNVCIAGHSLGAGFAMQVGKTLAKDGVFVECHLFNPPSVSLGMGLRKLQEKADKVLKRYISGSSSNASEISRPGDKGEIVSEIGEEKLIKEVKRWVPNLYINNSDYICCFYVDRSGVATVTTEKRGDGHAQARAKVFVIAKGPQKFLKAHGLQQWWSDDSELHLAVHDSKLMYRHLKSLYVKQA
- the LOC127342171 gene encoding uncharacterized protein; protein product: MSPWSGFKGDGDEPDPSLQSDELAGDPESGYEIDTGYDAFLDLPREIHDSCFSGTELYTHHRCRHGDCPQRKVAFDMAATGRRFLGCPRQGADRCSFVVWVDDPWNPVLTRSLIHLWNLVGLRNREGIHICEPETQMNQAHLALLTEKNNLRIAVDQMEHGFMSREFKLKEVIRRNSEKATRRLNLYANLCISAVSVAVTVFALMVVVVLK